In a single window of the Coregonus clupeaformis isolate EN_2021a unplaced genomic scaffold, ASM2061545v1 scaf0067, whole genome shotgun sequence genome:
- the slc25a44a gene encoding solute carrier family 25 member 44a, whose translation MEEKKRNIRIIEWEDLDKKKFYSLGVFMTMTTRATVYPFTLIRTRLQVQKGKSLYTGTFDAFYKILKAEGPRGLYRGFMVNTFTLISGQAYITTYELVRKYVSQYSSNNTVKSLWAGGAASLVAQTITVPIDMVSQQLMMQGQGGHLSRFKVKPKIMMATSKSKVTFGQSRDIVVQICAADGFRGFYRGYVASLLTYIPNSAVWWPFYHFYAENLSKLAPSDCPHLLLQAIAGPMAAATASTITNPMDVVRARVQVEGRSSVIATFKQLLAEEGPWGMTKGLSARIISSTPTAVVIVVGYETLKRLSLRPELVNSRHW comes from the exons ATGGAGGAGAAGAAACGCAACATCCGGATCATCGAATGGGAGGACCTGGACAAGAAAAAGTTCTACTCCCTGGGTGTGTTCATGACTATGACCACCCGGGCCACAGTCTACCCGTTCACCCTCATCCGCACCCGGCTGCAGGTGCAGAAGGGCAAGTCCCTCTACACGGGCACCTTTGACGCCTTCTACAAGATCCTGAAGGCGGAGGGCCCGCGAGGTCTCTACCGAGGCTTCATGGTCAACACCTTCACCTTGATCTCAGGCCAGGCCTACATCACCACCTATGAACTGGTAAGGAAGTATGTGTCCCAATATTCCagcaataacacagtgaagtcTCTGTGGGCAGGGGGAGCGGCGTCCCTGGTGGCCCAGACCATCACTGTGCCCATAGATATGGTCTCTCAGCAGCTCATGATGCAAGGCCAGGGGGGACACCTGAGCCGCTTCAAGGTCAAACCCAAAATTATGATGGCGACATCCAAGAGCAAAGTGACTTTCGGACAAAGCAGGGACATTGTGGTGCAGATATGCGCCGCTGACGGTTTCCGGGGATTTTACCGGGGATACGTGGCATCCCTCCTCACCTACATCCCCAACAGCGCGGTGTGGTGGCCTTTTTATCATTTTTATGCAG AGAACCTTTCCAAACTAGCCCCCAGCGATTGTCCTCACCTGCTTCTGCAGGCCATCGCTGGGCCAATGGCAGCAGCCACAGCCTCCACCATCACCAATCCCATGGATGTTGTACGGGCCAGAGTGCAG GTGGAGGGCAGGTCATCGGTCATTGCGACCTTCAAGCAGCTGCTGGCAGAGGAAGGACCCTGGGGGATGACTAAGGGGTTGTCTGCCCGCATCATCTCCTCCACCCCCACAGCCGTGGTCATCGTGGTGGGCTACGAGACCCTCAAGAGACTCAGCCTGCGGCCCGAGCTGGTCAACTCTAGACACTGGTAA